From Heliomicrobium undosum, the proteins below share one genomic window:
- the modB gene encoding molybdate ABC transporter permease subunit, with product MAIDMAPIWISLKTATVSTVITFFLGIAVARWMAAYKGRGKNLIDGLLTLPLVLPPTVVGFFLLLLFGKNGPVGQFLHQMGTSIIFSWTATVIAATTVAFPLMYKTARGAFEQVNPNYLHAARTLGADEWTVFWRITVPLAWPGIVAGVILSFARALGEFGATLMLAGNIPGTTQTIPVAIFFAAEGGDMDRAFLWVGIIVTISLGVILLINEWNKIQTALTARIQTKGRLRWSYRSISKSDFPASLSK from the coding sequence ATGGCCATCGACATGGCGCCCATCTGGATCTCATTAAAAACAGCGACGGTCTCCACGGTGATCACCTTTTTCCTCGGCATCGCCGTCGCCCGCTGGATGGCTGCCTATAAGGGAAGAGGAAAGAACCTGATCGATGGCCTGCTGACCCTGCCGCTGGTGCTGCCGCCGACGGTGGTCGGTTTTTTCCTGCTCTTGCTCTTCGGGAAGAACGGCCCCGTCGGGCAATTCCTGCACCAGATGGGCACGTCGATCATCTTCTCCTGGACGGCCACGGTGATCGCAGCGACGACGGTCGCCTTCCCGCTCATGTACAAGACGGCCCGCGGCGCTTTTGAACAGGTGAATCCCAATTACCTGCACGCCGCCCGGACCCTCGGCGCCGATGAGTGGACCGTCTTCTGGCGCATCACCGTTCCCCTGGCCTGGCCGGGCATCGTCGCCGGCGTCATCCTCTCCTTCGCCCGCGCGCTGGGCGAGTTCGGCGCTACGCTCATGCTGGCCGGCAATATCCCGGGGACGACACAGACAATCCCTGTGGCCATCTTCTTCGCCGCCGAGGGCGGCGATATGGATCGCGCCTTCCTCTGGGTCGGTATTATCGTCACTATCTCGCTGGGCGTCATCCTGCTGATCAACGAGTGGAACAAGATTCAGACGGCGCTGACAGCCCGCATCCAGACAAAGGGGCGGTTGCGATGGAGCTATCGGTCGATATCGAAAAGCGATTTCCCGGCTTCTCTCTCCAAGTAA
- a CDS encoding sulfate/molybdate ABC transporter ATP-binding protein — protein sequence MELSVDIEKRFPGFSLQVSFATAGEALGLLGASGSGKTMILRCIAGIETPDRGRITLNGRVLFDAEKGINLPSRMRKVGFLFQDYAVFPHMTVAENILFGLQYLDLAVEERRRRLEEKILQFQLEGLEDRFPGQLSGGQQQRVALARALSVDPDALLLDEPFSALDNHLRSQMESELLKTLSDYRGATLFVTHNLDEAYRVCESLLVLSKGRISAFGSKADIFQSPPTVTAARLTGCKNLSRARILSPHQTDQIEALDWGCTLHLPFSPPSSTAYVGIRARHLRIVDGPGGVNTFPCRLGQVIDTTEGKTVHLEWMQAVEDVPPKSRQSSADDLAGVRSFAGRPQLSMHLSEASWNRLKDRPFPWWVHLDPERLFAAAEDPGLPAQ from the coding sequence ATGGAGCTATCGGTCGATATCGAAAAGCGATTTCCCGGCTTCTCTCTCCAAGTAAGCTTTGCCACTGCCGGAGAGGCGCTCGGTCTGCTGGGGGCCTCCGGTTCCGGAAAAACGATGATCCTGCGCTGCATCGCCGGCATCGAGACGCCGGATCGGGGGCGCATCACCCTGAACGGCCGGGTGCTCTTTGACGCGGAAAAGGGGATCAATCTGCCCAGCCGCATGCGCAAGGTCGGTTTTTTGTTTCAAGATTACGCCGTCTTTCCCCATATGACGGTCGCTGAGAACATCCTCTTCGGCTTGCAGTATCTCGACCTCGCTGTGGAAGAGCGGCGCCGGCGGCTGGAAGAAAAAATCCTCCAGTTCCAACTGGAGGGGTTGGAGGATCGCTTCCCCGGTCAACTGTCGGGCGGCCAGCAACAGCGCGTGGCCTTAGCCCGCGCTTTGTCAGTCGATCCCGATGCGCTGCTGTTGGATGAACCCTTTTCCGCCCTGGACAACCACCTGCGCAGCCAGATGGAAAGCGAACTGCTCAAGACCCTGTCCGATTACCGGGGGGCAACCCTCTTCGTCACCCACAACCTGGACGAGGCCTACCGGGTCTGCGAGAGCCTGCTCGTGCTCTCGAAAGGGCGTATTTCCGCTTTCGGCTCGAAAGCCGATATATTTCAGTCTCCGCCGACGGTCACGGCGGCGCGCCTGACAGGGTGCAAGAACCTGTCACGCGCCCGCATCCTATCGCCTCATCAAACGGATCAAATCGAGGCCCTTGATTGGGGCTGCACCCTCCATCTGCCTTTCTCGCCCCCGTCCTCGACGGCCTACGTGGGGATCCGGGCCCGGCACCTGAGGATCGTCGACGGACCGGGCGGCGTCAATACCTTTCCCTGCCGATTGGGCCAGGTGATCGATACGACGGAAGGAAAAACGGTGCATCTCGAATGGATGCAGGCCGTCGAAGATGTTCCGCCGAAGAGCCGCCAAAGCAGCGCTGACGACTTGGCCGGTGTGCGCTCCTTCGCAGGGCGGCCCCAACTGTCGATGCACCTTTCAGAAGCGTCTTGGAATCGGCTCAAAGACCGTCCCTTTCCCTGGTGGGTTCATCTGGATCCTGAACGGCTTTTTGCCGCCGCAGAGGACCCCGGGCTACCGGCGCAATAA